One segment of Bombus vancouverensis nearcticus unplaced genomic scaffold, iyBomVanc1_principal scaffold0031, whole genome shotgun sequence DNA contains the following:
- the LOC143304360 gene encoding glutathione S-transferase-like: MLVADRRKVAQSTAICRYLAKQYDLTGKTDWANLHIDATVDTIHDIRHKIAAFHYEEDEKVKAAKRKAAEETLPFILERLDQQVKENDGYFYDGTLSWADLTFVALLDYLNFMYKSDLIENYENLKLLEKKVLLLPKIKNWIERRPISEF; this comes from the exons atgctcgtagctgatagaaggaaggttgctcagtctacagctatttgccgttacttagccaaacaatatgacttaactggaaagactgactgggcaaatcttcatattgatgccactgttgatactattcatgatattcgtcata aaattgccgccttccactatgaggaggacgagaaggtcaaagctgcaaaacgcaaggctgctgaagagacgctgccgttcattttagaacgtttggaccagcaagtgaaggaaaatgacggctacttctacgatggtactctctcttgggctgatttaacattcgttgctctgctcgattatttgaactttatgtacaagtctgatctgatcgagaattacgagaatctgaagctgctggagaaaaaggtcctccttctgcccaagatcaaaaactggattgagagacgcccaattagcgaattctaa